One stretch of Nocardioides perillae DNA includes these proteins:
- a CDS encoding sugar transferase, whose translation MRRHDAVKRTIDLVVSTVALVLSAPLQAVIAVVVRRKLGSPVLFRQPRPGRDGEVFELVKFRTMLELDVQRGLVTDAERLTPFGALLRSTSLDELPTLWNVVRGDMSLVGPRPLLVQYLERYSPEQARRHEVRPGITGLAQVSGRNALTWDAKFAKDVEYVDNRSLRLDAAIVWRTLAQVFRRHGITADGDVTMPEFLGRTHG comes from the coding sequence GTGAGGCGACACGACGCCGTCAAGCGCACGATCGACTTGGTGGTTAGCACTGTCGCGCTCGTGCTGTCGGCGCCCTTGCAGGCGGTCATCGCCGTCGTTGTGCGCCGCAAGCTGGGCTCGCCGGTCCTCTTCCGGCAGCCCCGCCCGGGCCGGGACGGCGAGGTCTTCGAGCTGGTCAAGTTCCGCACGATGCTGGAGCTGGACGTGCAGCGGGGCCTCGTGACCGACGCGGAGCGGCTGACGCCCTTCGGCGCGCTGCTCCGGTCGACGAGTCTCGATGAGCTGCCGACCCTGTGGAACGTCGTGCGTGGTGACATGAGTCTGGTTGGTCCGCGGCCGCTGCTGGTGCAGTATCTCGAGCGCTACAGCCCGGAGCAGGCGCGTCGGCACGAGGTGCGCCCGGGGATCACCGGGCTTGCTCAAGTGAGTGGTCGCAATGCGCTGACGTGGGACGCCAAGTTCGCCAAGGACGTTGAGTACGTGGACAATCGGAGCCTCCGCCTCGACGCGGCGATCGTGTGGCGGACGCTCGCCCAGGTCTTTCGCCGCCACGGCATAACGGCGGACGGCGATGTCACGATGCCGGAGTTCTTGGGGCGGACCCATGGTTGA
- a CDS encoding acetyltransferase, whose protein sequence is MVEPLVIVGAGGFGRETADVVEAINAIAPTWELLGFVDDAPSDVNLERLAARGYDLLGGTDHLVSLDNCAHYVIGVGCPRARRAVADRLRCGRHVPATLVHPAATIGSAVSIGEGTVICAGARLTTNIAVGRHVHVNPSATVGHDTTLGDFVSLNPASSISGDCVIGAGSLVGVGAVVLNQLRVGEDATVGASACVVRDVLDGATVKGVPAR, encoded by the coding sequence ATGGTTGAGCCGTTGGTTATCGTTGGCGCAGGTGGCTTCGGCCGCGAGACCGCCGACGTCGTCGAGGCAATCAACGCCATCGCACCCACGTGGGAACTCCTTGGTTTCGTCGACGACGCGCCGTCCGACGTCAATCTCGAGCGATTGGCGGCGCGGGGCTACGACCTCCTGGGGGGCACCGACCACCTCGTCAGCCTCGACAACTGCGCGCACTACGTGATCGGCGTCGGCTGCCCGCGCGCTCGCCGGGCCGTCGCGGACCGGTTGAGATGCGGCCGTCACGTGCCTGCCACCCTGGTGCATCCCGCCGCCACCATCGGGTCCGCGGTGTCGATCGGGGAGGGCACGGTCATCTGTGCGGGCGCCCGGCTGACGACGAACATCGCAGTTGGCCGACACGTGCACGTCAATCCCAGCGCGACGGTCGGGCACGACACGACGCTTGGTGACTTCGTTAGCCTGAACCCCGCCTCGTCGATCTCGGGCGACTGCGTGATCGGAGCAGGGTCGCTGGTGGGAGTCGGTGCAGTCGTCCTCAACCAGTTGCGGGTCGGGGAGGACGCGACGGTCGGGGCGAGTGCCTGCGTCGTGCGAGACGTGCTCGACGGCGCCACCGTGAAGGGTGTGCCGGCGCGATGA
- a CDS encoding glycosyltransferase family 4 protein, whose product MTGLRVVALVCQWYPPEPVEIPSGIAAALRDQGLVLRVLTGIPNYPSGAVHDGYAPWSRRRETLDGIEVIRSPLYPSHDASALRRLLNYGSWAISSSVFGQRVLRETDVALVYSSPATAALPAMVARTLWRTPYVLLVQDVWPDSIFASGFLSGRWGRQAHNLIDVFVRRAYARAAHIVVTSPGMADLLARRGVPQNKLTIIYNWLPEDRSAQPADHDADLKRALGVPADSLLFMYAGNHGKAQALDALIDAFTSDETRPAHLVLMGDGVEKARLIDRARASARIHFLDPVPRAEADRLMVSADVSVVSLADEPLFAVTMPSKVQSGLASGRPLLVIARGDAADVVTGSGAGVAAAPSDPVAIAEAVAKLSATSLHELTLMGRRGLEVYRSQMARDVGAKRMRAVLRDAARRSRTAIAGPPDRTAEGSVSEQR is encoded by the coding sequence ATGACCGGTTTGAGGGTGGTGGCGCTCGTGTGTCAGTGGTACCCGCCCGAGCCGGTAGAGATCCCGTCCGGGATAGCAGCAGCGCTTCGGGATCAAGGACTGGTCTTGAGGGTGCTGACCGGAATCCCGAACTATCCGTCCGGTGCGGTGCACGACGGGTATGCGCCCTGGAGCCGCCGGAGGGAGACACTCGACGGTATCGAGGTCATCCGGTCGCCTCTTTACCCCAGCCACGACGCGAGCGCACTCCGTCGGCTGCTGAACTACGGCAGCTGGGCAATCAGCAGCTCCGTGTTCGGCCAGCGGGTGCTCCGCGAGACCGACGTGGCGCTCGTCTACTCGTCGCCCGCCACTGCTGCGCTCCCAGCCATGGTGGCCAGAACTCTCTGGCGGACCCCGTACGTTCTCTTGGTGCAGGACGTTTGGCCCGACTCGATCTTTGCCTCGGGCTTCCTGTCTGGGCGGTGGGGGCGGCAGGCGCACAACCTGATCGATGTCTTCGTTCGGCGGGCTTACGCGCGCGCGGCGCACATCGTGGTCACTTCTCCAGGGATGGCCGACCTGCTCGCGCGACGTGGCGTTCCGCAGAACAAGCTCACCATCATTTACAACTGGCTGCCTGAGGACCGAAGCGCCCAGCCTGCCGATCACGATGCAGATTTAAAGCGAGCTTTGGGCGTCCCGGCCGACTCGCTCCTTTTCATGTATGCCGGGAACCACGGGAAGGCGCAGGCGCTCGATGCGCTCATCGACGCGTTCACGAGCGATGAGACCCGACCCGCGCATCTGGTGCTTATGGGCGACGGAGTGGAGAAGGCGCGGCTCATCGACCGCGCCCGCGCGTCGGCCCGCATCCACTTCCTGGACCCGGTTCCGCGAGCCGAGGCGGATCGCCTCATGGTTTCCGCAGACGTGTCTGTGGTGTCGTTGGCTGACGAGCCTCTGTTCGCCGTCACGATGCCCAGCAAGGTCCAGTCTGGGCTGGCGTCCGGGCGCCCGTTGCTCGTAATTGCGCGCGGCGACGCAGCCGACGTCGTGACCGGTTCGGGCGCGGGAGTAGCGGCAGCCCCGAGCGATCCGGTCGCGATTGCCGAGGCGGTCGCGAAGCTCTCTGCGACCTCGCTTCACGAGCTGACCTTGATGGGACGGCGCGGCCTCGAGGTCTACCGCAGCCAGATGGCACGGGACGTCGGCGCTAAGCGCATGCGTGCCGTTTTACGTGATGCGGCGCGGCGCAGCCGCACGGCGATCGCCGGACCCCCCGATCGAACGGCGGAAGGATCAGTCAGTGAGCAGCGTTGA
- a CDS encoding SDR family NAD(P)-dependent oxidoreductase, whose translation MSSVEGPVLVTGGTGSFGSTMARRLLATGAPEIRIFSRDEAKQDAMRRDLADGRVKFYVGDVRDPRSVEDAMAGVRHVFHAAALKQVPSCEFFPQQAVLTNVNGSDNVIRAAERAGAESVVCLSTDKAVYPINAMGMSKAMMEKVAQAHARNRRENGTTVSVTRYGNVMYSRGSVIPVFIQQIKQGLPLTVTDPHMTRFLMSLDDSVDLVEYAFHHAEPGDLFVRKAPAATVQDLARAVASLFGDEDPEIRVIGTRHGEKLYESLLSREELQRAEDCGGYYRVPLDARSLEYELYFDQGESEVVHYDYTSHNAERLDVEATKRLLLQLQPVREELRAVGRNPGQLL comes from the coding sequence GTGAGCAGCGTTGAGGGCCCCGTACTCGTCACAGGAGGCACGGGCTCGTTCGGCTCCACCATGGCACGCCGACTGTTGGCGACCGGTGCGCCTGAAATCCGCATCTTCAGCCGCGACGAGGCCAAGCAAGACGCCATGCGCCGGGATCTGGCTGACGGTCGCGTCAAGTTCTACGTCGGAGACGTGCGGGACCCGCGCAGCGTGGAGGACGCGATGGCCGGCGTCCGGCACGTCTTCCACGCTGCAGCGTTGAAGCAGGTCCCGAGCTGCGAGTTCTTCCCGCAACAGGCGGTGTTGACCAACGTGAACGGCAGCGACAACGTCATCCGCGCCGCCGAGCGAGCCGGCGCGGAGTCTGTGGTGTGCCTGAGTACGGACAAGGCGGTCTACCCGATCAATGCCATGGGGATGTCCAAAGCGATGATGGAGAAGGTCGCGCAGGCCCATGCGCGGAACCGCCGAGAGAACGGCACCACCGTGTCCGTGACTCGCTACGGGAACGTGATGTACAGCCGCGGCTCGGTGATCCCGGTGTTCATTCAGCAGATCAAGCAGGGTCTGCCATTGACCGTGACCGACCCGCACATGACCCGCTTCCTCATGTCGCTCGACGATTCAGTCGACCTGGTCGAGTACGCCTTCCACCACGCTGAGCCCGGAGACCTGTTCGTGCGGAAGGCGCCCGCCGCCACCGTCCAGGACCTGGCCCGGGCGGTCGCCTCGCTGTTCGGCGACGAGGACCCGGAGATCCGGGTCATCGGCACCAGGCACGGTGAGAAGCTCTACGAGTCCTTGTTGAGCAGGGAGGAGCTGCAGCGGGCCGAGGACTGCGGTGGGTACTACCGCGTGCCGCTCGATGCGCGTTCTCTTGAGTACGAGCTCTACTTCGACCAGGGTGAATCGGAAGTGGTCCATTACGACTACACGTCGCACAACGCCGAGCGGCTGGACGTGGAGGCAACCAAAAGGCTGCTGCTCCAGCTCCAGCCGGTCCGTGAGGAACTGCGAGCGGTGGGGCGCAACCCGGGGCAGTTGCTGTGA